The following proteins are co-located in the Nonlabens ponticola genome:
- a CDS encoding heavy-metal-associated domain-containing protein, with amino-acid sequence MKNIQMITAFLFCFFAFTSTSSAQSAKADAQISKERDQFEVQVDGLGCPFCAYGLEKKFKEFKGIKDVKIDIETGDFSFSYPASKELTMQAVTEQVKKAGYTPQTAKIVRANGTIETNEPKATVAELGTLTTSTMMVNGKCGMCKARIEKTVADLPGVLDASWDVKTKQLVVNHDATMTNKAAISKELAAVGHDTKSNKASDATYDALPACCHYKRAI; translated from the coding sequence ATGAAAAATATACAGATGATTACCGCATTTCTTTTTTGCTTTTTTGCTTTCACTTCGACAAGCTCAGCACAGAGCGCGAAAGCGGACGCCCAAATATCCAAAGAACGAGACCAATTTGAAGTACAAGTCGATGGGCTTGGTTGCCCATTTTGTGCGTACGGTCTAGAAAAAAAATTCAAAGAATTTAAAGGCATCAAGGATGTCAAGATTGACATCGAGACTGGTGACTTCTCATTCTCGTATCCTGCAAGCAAGGAACTAACCATGCAAGCAGTGACTGAGCAGGTTAAGAAAGCCGGGTACACACCACAAACAGCTAAAATCGTAAGAGCAAACGGCACCATTGAGACCAATGAACCTAAAGCAACCGTAGCAGAACTAGGTACATTGACCACGTCAACAATGATGGTAAACGGTAAATGCGGTATGTGTAAGGCACGCATCGAGAAAACCGTTGCAGATTTACCTGGCGTTCTAGATGCCTCATGGGATGTGAAAACTAAGCAACTTGTGGTGAATCACGATGCTACCATGACCAATAAAGCTGCCATTTCCAAAGAGCTAGCAGCCGTAGGTCACGATACTAAATCCAATAAGGCTAGCGATGCGACTTATGATGCACTACCAGCATGCTGCCACTATAAACGAGCTATATAA
- a CDS encoding NHL repeat-containing protein produces the protein MKKFLYIIPIVIGMISCKEDKPIVMEWQLDKVIEFDGINPIGLASYGENIAISDGDHNRLVMIDQDGTLISEVADFDRPMHIDVKNDIIYVPEYGRDSIAMVANQERSYLKLSDSLDAPAGISIFNNEIAIADFYNNKIHYNDGSSWSSFGKEGKALGDFYYPTDVQITDDYIYVADAYNNRGQVFDKSGKVIKAFGEDQNFNAATGIYVSDQEIFLTDFENNRVVIFSKDYTVQQVIESGIDKPTDMIVVDNQLFITNYRKGELVIYKLQQVSS, from the coding sequence ATGAAGAAGTTTTTATACATCATCCCGATTGTTATCGGGATGATTTCTTGTAAAGAAGATAAACCAATTGTTATGGAATGGCAATTGGACAAAGTCATTGAATTTGATGGTATCAACCCTATAGGATTGGCGAGCTATGGTGAGAACATCGCTATTAGTGATGGAGATCATAATCGGCTCGTAATGATTGATCAAGACGGCACCCTAATCAGTGAGGTAGCAGATTTTGATCGTCCCATGCACATCGATGTTAAAAATGACATCATTTATGTTCCAGAATATGGTCGTGACTCTATCGCAATGGTTGCCAATCAAGAAAGATCCTACCTTAAGTTATCAGACTCGCTGGATGCACCAGCTGGCATAAGTATTTTCAATAATGAAATTGCCATTGCAGACTTTTACAACAACAAGATTCATTACAATGATGGATCTAGCTGGTCAAGCTTTGGTAAAGAAGGAAAGGCGCTAGGCGACTTCTACTACCCTACTGATGTTCAAATTACTGATGATTATATCTATGTAGCTGATGCTTATAACAATCGCGGTCAAGTATTTGACAAATCAGGTAAGGTGATAAAAGCCTTCGGCGAGGATCAAAATTTCAACGCTGCTACAGGCATTTACGTGAGCGACCAAGAGATTTTCCTGACGGACTTTGAGAACAATCGTGTGGTCATTTTCAGTAAAGATTATACCGTCCAGCAAGTTATTGAATCAGGAATTGACAAACCTACTGATATGATTGTGGTAGATAATCAACTGTTTATCACTAATTATAGAAAAGGGGAGTTAGTGATTTATAAGCTGCAACAAGTATCTAGTTAA
- a CDS encoding heavy metal translocating P-type ATPase, with product MKHTYNIEGMTCTSCSAAVEKSLKKVAGIDEVSVDLENKQATVEMKQHVALSELRETLPSKYSISQVEETNNFNNTGATSTTMMSNNVEESKWQQLKPLFLILGYIAAATILLNYSRDNWNGAMLDFMGLFFIVFSFFKILDLQGFPESFKMYDPLAKIFPAYGWIYPFIETALGLMFLMRFEIDIALIITLVILGITTVGVTKTLLDKKSIQCACLGTALKLPMTQATFIENAIMIVMAVVMLFIL from the coding sequence ATGAAACACACTTATAACATTGAAGGAATGACCTGCACGAGCTGCAGTGCTGCCGTTGAGAAGTCGCTTAAAAAAGTTGCTGGTATCGACGAGGTAAGCGTTGATCTGGAAAACAAACAAGCAACGGTAGAAATGAAGCAACATGTGGCTCTATCTGAGCTGCGTGAGACTTTGCCTTCAAAATATTCCATTTCTCAAGTTGAGGAAACAAACAATTTTAATAATACAGGCGCGACCTCAACTACCATGATGTCCAACAATGTAGAAGAGAGTAAATGGCAACAATTAAAACCGTTATTCTTGATTTTGGGATATATCGCGGCGGCTACAATCTTGCTCAATTACTCACGTGATAATTGGAATGGGGCGATGCTGGATTTTATGGGATTGTTCTTTATCGTTTTTAGCTTTTTCAAGATTCTTGATCTTCAAGGTTTTCCTGAAAGCTTTAAAATGTACGATCCACTTGCCAAGATCTTTCCGGCATACGGCTGGATCTATCCGTTTATAGAAACAGCACTTGGATTGATGTTCTTGATGCGATTTGAGATTGACATTGCTTTGATAATCACTTTAGTTATCTTGGGAATAACCACTGTAGGCGTGACTAAAACATTGTTGGATAAAAAATCCATTCAATGTGCTTGTCTGGGAACGGCACTCAAATTACCTATGACCCAAGCTACCTTTATTGAGAACGCCATCATGATTGTCATGGCAGTGGTCATGTTATTTATCCTTTAA
- a CDS encoding OmpH family outer membrane protein yields MKKVLLLLFLVAGSAMAQTGYVQYEAILANMPEVEPIRKEITQLTQKLQADLQEMEAKSAAKMQELQYQAQKPNVTEAEQQNIQQQAAALQKEYVNSSKAAELQLGAKENDLMKPILEKLNKAIEEVAKAKGLKAVVDGKVLIYAEPGVNITKEVAMKLGIDTEGK; encoded by the coding sequence ATGAAGAAAGTACTTTTATTATTATTTCTAGTCGCAGGTAGTGCCATGGCACAAACAGGATATGTGCAGTATGAAGCTATTCTTGCAAACATGCCAGAAGTTGAACCTATCCGTAAAGAGATCACTCAACTTACTCAAAAGCTTCAAGCTGATCTTCAAGAAATGGAAGCAAAGTCTGCAGCTAAAATGCAAGAATTGCAGTATCAAGCTCAGAAGCCTAATGTTACTGAAGCAGAACAGCAAAACATCCAACAACAGGCAGCTGCGTTACAAAAAGAATATGTAAACTCAAGCAAGGCGGCAGAGCTGCAATTAGGCGCTAAAGAAAATGACTTGATGAAGCCAATTCTCGAGAAATTGAACAAAGCGATCGAGGAAGTTGCAAAGGCAAAAGGACTTAAAGCAGTCGTTGACGGTAAAGTTCTTATCTATGCAGAGCCTGGTGTGAACATCACTAAGGAAGTCGCTATGAAACTAGGTATCGATACAGAAGGTAAGTAA
- a CDS encoding DEAD/DEAH box helicase — MKAFTDLNLKTPLLNGLVDLGFETMTPIQEEAFPVILSGRDTIGIAQTGTGKTLGYMLPLLHELQYSESLDPRVLILVPTRELVVQVVEQVESYAKYINTRVLGVYGGTNINTQKKALAEGCDILIATPGRLYDLTVAQSVKLKYCKKVVIDEVDVMLDLGFRFQLTNIFDHLPTRRQNIMFSATMTDQIEEFIKSYFYNPEKISIAVSGTPLENIDQYCYPVPNYYTKANLLMHLLSNAQEYSKVLVFVETKKSADRLQEILSPHYGSELAVIHSNKTQNYRLRSIELFDGGDARILIATDVMARGLDLDKITHVINMDTPKFPENYMHRIGRTGRADEKGTSLLFYTEQEEEYKRQIESLMSQEIPVISLPEEVEISKQKTPEEQPRVVERYNPHTVIEDEKGASFHEKKDKNKKTNQGGSYRREIAKKYKKPKTRGDKNYNRRNKK, encoded by the coding sequence ATGAAAGCCTTTACAGACCTTAATCTTAAGACGCCATTGCTAAATGGATTGGTAGATCTAGGATTTGAAACCATGACACCTATACAGGAAGAGGCTTTCCCAGTAATATTGAGTGGTCGTGATACCATAGGAATTGCACAAACTGGTACTGGAAAGACATTGGGATATATGTTGCCTTTACTTCATGAATTACAGTATAGCGAGTCGTTGGATCCACGCGTATTGATTTTAGTTCCTACCAGAGAATTAGTAGTGCAAGTAGTAGAGCAAGTTGAGAGCTATGCAAAGTATATAAACACTCGTGTTTTAGGTGTCTACGGTGGTACAAACATCAATACCCAGAAGAAAGCACTTGCCGAAGGTTGCGACATTCTCATTGCTACGCCAGGTCGTTTGTATGACCTAACGGTAGCACAGTCGGTAAAACTCAAGTATTGTAAAAAGGTCGTGATTGATGAGGTAGATGTGATGCTGGATTTGGGTTTTAGATTTCAGCTGACTAATATTTTTGATCACCTGCCTACACGCAGGCAAAACATCATGTTCTCAGCGACGATGACAGATCAGATTGAAGAATTCATCAAATCCTATTTTTACAATCCAGAAAAAATAAGCATCGCCGTATCGGGAACACCATTAGAGAATATAGATCAATACTGTTATCCTGTTCCTAATTATTATACCAAGGCAAATTTGCTCATGCACCTATTGAGCAATGCTCAAGAATATTCTAAAGTCCTGGTTTTTGTAGAAACAAAAAAGAGTGCCGATAGACTACAGGAAATATTATCACCCCATTACGGTAGTGAGCTTGCGGTCATTCATTCTAACAAGACTCAAAATTACCGATTGCGCAGTATCGAGTTGTTTGACGGTGGCGATGCTCGCATCTTGATTGCTACAGACGTCATGGCACGTGGTCTGGATCTTGACAAGATCACACACGTTATAAACATGGACACACCCAAATTTCCAGAAAATTACATGCATCGCATAGGTCGTACTGGTCGTGCTGATGAAAAAGGAACGTCGCTGTTGTTCTATACGGAACAAGAAGAAGAATACAAAAGGCAGATTGAAAGTTTGATGAGTCAAGAGATTCCTGTCATCTCTTTGCCCGAAGAAGTTGAGATCTCAAAACAAAAAACACCAGAGGAGCAACCTCGGGTTGTAGAGCGCTACAATCCACATACGGTGATTGAGGATGAGAAAGGTGCTTCTTTTCATGAAAAAAAAGACAAGAATAAGAAAACCAATCAAGGCGGTAGCTATAGAAGAGAGATTGCCAAAAAATACAAGAAGCCTAAAACGCGTGGTGATAAAAACTATAATAGGCGCAATAAGAAGTAG
- the rlmF gene encoding 23S rRNA (adenine(1618)-N(6))-methyltransferase RlmF, which translates to MHLRNIHRYGYDFPKLVAAHPKLQDHIIKTPTGAESIDFDQPASILAFNTALLKHHYKVKYWKLPAGTLYPPIPGRADYIHHLADLVGKGEKKGLDIGCGASAIYPILGNAIYDWTMVGSDVEDSSIASARDNTLKNDAIEIRQQVDKSNLFTGIIKEGEYFDFTMCNPPFYGSEEEALKENLKKQRKLGKNQDGRNFAGMAHELWCNGGEALFVKRLIKESVSFKDQVGWFTSLLSRKQNLPKLQKQLKRLNADQQVITMQTGNKESRILAWRFVDQEPNKEA; encoded by the coding sequence GTGCATTTAAGAAACATACATCGATACGGGTACGACTTTCCTAAACTGGTCGCCGCTCACCCTAAATTACAGGATCATATTATAAAAACGCCTACCGGTGCCGAAAGCATAGATTTTGATCAACCGGCGTCTATACTGGCTTTCAACACGGCATTGCTCAAGCATCACTACAAAGTCAAGTACTGGAAGTTGCCCGCAGGAACGCTTTATCCACCTATTCCTGGGCGTGCAGATTACATTCATCACCTCGCAGATCTTGTAGGCAAAGGAGAGAAGAAAGGACTAGATATAGGCTGTGGCGCGAGTGCCATCTACCCTATTCTGGGTAATGCCATCTATGATTGGACGATGGTAGGTAGCGATGTAGAAGATAGCAGCATCGCATCAGCGCGCGATAACACATTAAAAAATGACGCTATCGAGATACGCCAGCAAGTAGATAAATCAAATCTTTTTACAGGTATCATCAAAGAGGGAGAATATTTTGATTTCACGATGTGCAATCCACCTTTTTACGGTAGCGAGGAAGAAGCTCTCAAGGAGAATTTGAAAAAACAGCGTAAACTAGGCAAAAATCAAGATGGTCGCAATTTCGCTGGTATGGCTCACGAGCTTTGGTGTAATGGCGGTGAGGCCTTGTTTGTAAAACGATTGATTAAGGAATCAGTTTCTTTTAAGGATCAGGTAGGATGGTTTACTAGTTTGCTTTCGCGAAAGCAAAATCTACCAAAACTTCAAAAACAACTCAAAAGACTCAACGCAGATCAACAAGTGATTACCATGCAGACTGGGAATAAGGAAAGTAGAATCCTCGCATGGCGATTTGTAGATCAGGAACCTAATAAAGAAGCGTAA
- a CDS encoding Lacal_2735 family protein — MFGLFKKKTEAEKLQEQYSKLMADYHRLSTTDRAASDAAYAKADEIAKKLDSLK; from the coding sequence ATGTTCGGACTATTCAAGAAAAAAACTGAGGCAGAAAAACTGCAAGAGCAATACTCAAAACTCATGGCAGACTACCACCGACTTTCTACCACAGACCGCGCAGCGAGCGACGCAGCCTATGCAAAAGCTGATGAGATCGCCAAAAAGCTGGACTCGCTTAAATAA
- the argS gene encoding arginine--tRNA ligase → MNLVQQLQEETIKAVEKLYEVKLENVEVTLTRKDQSGDYTIMVFPMLRHIKGNPAAIGQAIGEELQYQTKLVSGIEVIKGFLNLSIKTEAFLEDFNSIVANETYGRKVIDEDAAGTMVEYSSPNTNKPLHLGHIRNIVLGYSMAQIIEAAGKEVTKTQIINDRGIHICKSMLAWVKYGDNATPQSQGVKGDKLVGDYYVKFDQEYKKEIAALVAQGQTQEEAAKNAPSILEAQEMLRKWEQGDEETVKLWKMMNGWVYAGFDTTYRDLGVTFDSLYYESDTYLLGKDVIAHGLNNGVFFKKEDGSVWIDLTADGLDEKIVLRSDGTAVYMTQDIGTAIQRVKDHNIDSMVYTVGNEQDYHFKVLFLILKKLGYEWADNLYHLSYGMIELPHGKMKSREGTVVDADDMIAEMTNTAREIAQEQGKLDGLDQEQREELYRMIGLGALKYFMLKIDPKKSMVFDPKESVDFQGNTGPFIQYAHARIKSILSKAGFNDQQLTAATNLELTDKDLAIVKLLQQFPETVQAAARNYSPALVANYLFDLVKEFNSFYQNVPKIVEESNADLKHFRLLLSYKTAQVIKTGCQLLGIQVPDQM, encoded by the coding sequence ATGAACCTAGTGCAACAACTGCAGGAAGAAACCATAAAAGCCGTAGAAAAACTCTATGAAGTAAAGCTGGAAAATGTTGAGGTTACGCTTACGCGAAAGGATCAATCAGGAGATTATACCATCATGGTGTTCCCGATGCTGCGCCACATTAAAGGCAATCCAGCAGCGATAGGACAGGCAATAGGTGAAGAGTTACAGTATCAAACTAAATTAGTTTCAGGCATTGAGGTCATCAAGGGATTTTTAAATCTTTCTATAAAGACAGAAGCATTTCTGGAAGATTTTAATTCAATTGTAGCAAATGAAACTTATGGTAGGAAAGTAATAGATGAAGATGCCGCTGGTACCATGGTCGAGTACAGTTCACCTAATACCAACAAGCCATTGCATTTAGGTCACATACGCAACATAGTGCTAGGCTATTCCATGGCTCAAATCATCGAGGCTGCAGGTAAAGAAGTTACCAAAACCCAAATCATCAACGATCGCGGTATTCATATATGTAAATCCATGCTGGCATGGGTCAAGTATGGTGATAATGCGACGCCTCAATCTCAAGGCGTGAAGGGTGATAAATTGGTAGGTGATTACTATGTGAAGTTTGACCAAGAGTATAAAAAGGAGATTGCCGCACTAGTCGCGCAAGGTCAAACACAGGAAGAAGCTGCCAAAAATGCGCCTAGCATTCTGGAAGCTCAAGAAATGTTGCGCAAATGGGAGCAAGGCGATGAAGAAACCGTTAAATTGTGGAAGATGATGAACGGCTGGGTTTATGCAGGTTTTGACACCACGTATCGCGATCTAGGCGTCACCTTTGACAGCTTGTATTATGAGAGCGACACCTATTTATTAGGTAAGGATGTGATTGCACATGGACTCAACAATGGTGTTTTCTTCAAGAAAGAGGATGGATCTGTCTGGATTGATTTAACGGCTGATGGTCTGGATGAAAAAATCGTATTGCGCAGTGACGGTACGGCCGTTTACATGACTCAAGATATAGGTACCGCTATACAGCGCGTCAAGGATCACAATATTGATAGCATGGTTTATACTGTGGGTAACGAGCAGGATTACCACTTTAAGGTGCTGTTTTTGATTCTCAAAAAGCTGGGCTATGAATGGGCAGACAACCTGTACCACTTGAGTTATGGTATGATTGAGCTACCGCATGGTAAAATGAAATCTCGAGAAGGAACGGTCGTTGATGCAGATGACATGATCGCCGAAATGACCAATACCGCAAGAGAAATAGCACAAGAACAAGGAAAGTTAGACGGTCTGGATCAAGAGCAGCGCGAGGAATTATACCGCATGATAGGCCTAGGAGCTCTCAAGTATTTCATGCTCAAGATTGACCCAAAGAAAAGCATGGTTTTTGACCCTAAAGAATCGGTAGATTTTCAGGGTAATACTGGACCATTCATTCAATATGCACATGCCCGTATAAAATCGATTTTAAGTAAGGCAGGTTTTAATGATCAGCAACTCACCGCGGCAACTAATCTCGAATTGACTGACAAGGATCTAGCCATCGTCAAATTGCTTCAGCAGTTTCCCGAAACAGTACAAGCAGCAGCCCGCAATTATAGTCCAGCGCTGGTGGCAAATTATTTATTTGATCTGGTCAAAGAGTTCAATAGTTTTTATCAAAACGTGCCCAAAATTGTTGAGGAAAGCAATGCAGATCTCAAACACTTCAGATTATTGTTGAGTTATAAAACGGCACAAGTTATAAAGACAGGTTGCCAGTTATTAGGTATTCAGGTACCAGACCAGATGTAG
- a CDS encoding ABC transporter ATP-binding protein, with the protein MILSLKNVSKTYSNGVKALDDVTIDIHNGMFGLLGPNGAGKSSLMRTIATLQSPDSGEIHLEDINVLEEKIEFRKTLGYLPQEFGVYPKMSAQDLLHYFASLKGISKKSERNAIVDKALEVTNLTEVRHKHVAGYSGGMKQRFGIAQLLLNDPKLIIVDEPTAGLDPAERHRFLNVLREIGTNHIVIFSTHIVDDVKELCTDMAILNGGKILAHATPKELVASLTGKIWTTTVSREEAEKLQNEVNVISSSFDQDNNLKVRVYGDNQPSAIFSPAEPTLEDVYFTTLNSEQHEALTENA; encoded by the coding sequence ATGATTTTAAGTCTCAAGAACGTTTCTAAAACGTATAGCAATGGCGTCAAAGCACTAGACGATGTAACTATCGATATCCATAACGGCATGTTTGGTTTATTAGGACCTAATGGCGCTGGTAAATCCTCACTAATGCGCACGATAGCTACCTTGCAATCGCCTGATAGTGGTGAGATTCATCTTGAAGACATCAATGTACTGGAAGAAAAAATCGAATTCCGTAAAACGCTGGGCTACCTGCCACAAGAATTTGGCGTATATCCTAAGATGAGCGCGCAGGATTTGCTGCATTATTTTGCTAGCCTTAAAGGTATTTCAAAGAAATCAGAGCGCAACGCCATCGTTGACAAAGCGCTAGAAGTAACTAACTTGACCGAAGTAAGACACAAGCATGTAGCTGGTTATTCTGGTGGTATGAAGCAGCGTTTTGGTATTGCTCAACTTCTGCTCAATGATCCTAAACTCATCATCGTAGATGAACCTACCGCAGGTCTTGACCCAGCAGAGCGTCACCGTTTTCTCAACGTATTGCGTGAAATAGGTACCAATCACATCGTGATATTCTCTACTCACATTGTTGATGACGTCAAGGAATTATGTACAGACATGGCCATTTTGAATGGTGGTAAAATTCTAGCACATGCGACTCCTAAGGAACTGGTTGCATCGCTTACTGGCAAAATATGGACGACCACAGTAAGCCGCGAGGAAGCAGAAAAACTACAAAACGAAGTGAACGTTATTTCCAGCAGTTTTGACCAGGATAATAATCTCAAGGTGAGAGTTTATGGTGATAACCAGCCATCTGCCATATTCTCGCCAGCAGAACCTACTCTTGAGGACGTGTATTTCACAACCTTGAACAGCGAGCAGCATGAAGCATTAACTGAAAACGCTTAA